The proteins below come from a single Prolixibacter sp. NT017 genomic window:
- a CDS encoding efflux RND transporter periplasmic adaptor subunit, translated as MNFRIKLIMLLAATTLFAAGCGNKGSEKAGDVKQDSVKVRPVKVMSLEPQQVSRTINQTASFVAYHENYLTSASPGRIEKIYVEVGDHVKAGQLLVQMDRTQLKQAELQLENLKTDFGRLDTLQKTGTVTQQSYDQLATQYRVAKENVQFLKQNTELRAPLSGVITNKYFEDGEMYSGSPNTSVGKAAIVTLMQLNPLKAIINVTEKDFPRIRKGMKVDVTVDVYPGKVFEGRVFRIHPAIDPASRTFTVEITVPNPGEKIRPGMYGKVSIHVGTDVAKLVPAIAVLKQEGTNQRYLFKYVNGKAKRVDVQIGERFDADMEVLSNELKTGDQIITVGQANLVDGNEVKVVK; from the coding sequence ATGAATTTCAGAATAAAACTAATCATGTTGTTGGCCGCTACTACACTTTTTGCCGCCGGATGCGGAAATAAAGGCAGTGAGAAGGCCGGCGACGTGAAGCAGGATAGCGTGAAAGTGCGGCCGGTAAAGGTCATGTCTCTCGAGCCGCAGCAAGTTAGCCGTACCATTAACCAGACAGCTTCGTTTGTGGCCTACCACGAAAACTACCTGACCTCTGCCAGTCCGGGCCGGATTGAGAAGATATATGTGGAAGTGGGTGATCATGTGAAAGCTGGTCAACTGCTGGTGCAAATGGATCGCACACAGTTGAAGCAGGCCGAATTGCAACTCGAGAACCTGAAGACCGATTTTGGTCGTCTCGACACATTGCAGAAGACGGGTACGGTAACTCAGCAAAGTTACGACCAGCTGGCGACACAGTACCGCGTAGCCAAAGAGAACGTGCAGTTCCTGAAACAAAATACGGAACTCAGGGCACCGCTCAGCGGAGTGATTACCAACAAGTACTTTGAAGACGGCGAGATGTATTCCGGTTCACCGAACACGTCGGTTGGCAAGGCAGCCATTGTGACGCTGATGCAGCTCAATCCACTAAAAGCTATTATCAATGTTACGGAAAAGGATTTTCCCCGCATTCGCAAAGGAATGAAAGTGGATGTGACGGTGGATGTTTATCCCGGTAAGGTTTTCGAAGGAAGAGTTTTCCGCATTCATCCGGCTATTGACCCGGCATCGAGAACGTTTACGGTAGAAATTACGGTTCCGAATCCTGGAGAGAAAATTCGTCCCGGAATGTATGGCAAAGTGTCTATTCATGTGGGAACTGATGTGGCCAAACTGGTACCGGCCATTGCTGTATTGAAGCAGGAAGGAACCAACCAACGCTACCTCTTCAAATATGTGAACGGCAAAGCAAAGCGTGTTGATGTTCAGATTGGTGAGCGTTTCGATGCCGACATGGAAGTGCTCTCGAACGAGTTGAAGACCGGAGACCAGATTATTACGGTAGGACAGGCGAACCTGGTGGATGGCAACGAAGTCAAAGTTGTAAAGTGA
- a CDS encoding TolC family protein has protein sequence MRKVVLIATFLIAGLTTAFALPPEELQLTLKQAQDHALDYNKQVKNASLDVDAAQKKVWESIASGLPQIDAKADYSNYLGASMTIQFDPNSPPTKIPFATTSNVSATVSQLLFSGSYLVGLQTAKIYKSLSETNYRKSKQDIKEQVANSYYLILVSEQTRDILKKNLENMRSTLAKTKQMEKVGMAESTDVDQLSVSVSTLENGVRSADRQVEMAYNMLRFQLGVPGDEKIQLTQTLDGIIDRINFTALMDSSMSVQRNLDYQLMETQVELSKKQLALQKSAYLPTLSSYYSHTEKILKPNFDASPKDVIGLNLSIPIFSSGLRKSKVSQANISLEQTENQKDLLEDQLKIQEKQLRFNLHNALDKYNSQKQNVKVALRVNRNFDLKYEHGVASSLERLQANDNYLQAENNFVGATMELLQAYVAWEKLLNDL, from the coding sequence ATGAGAAAAGTAGTGTTGATTGCGACTTTCCTGATTGCTGGTCTGACGACGGCATTTGCACTTCCGCCGGAAGAATTGCAGCTTACGCTGAAACAGGCACAGGATCACGCGTTGGATTACAACAAGCAGGTGAAGAATGCCAGTCTTGATGTAGACGCGGCACAGAAGAAAGTGTGGGAATCCATTGCATCGGGCTTGCCACAGATTGATGCCAAGGCTGACTATTCGAATTATTTGGGAGCCTCGATGACCATTCAGTTTGATCCGAACAGCCCGCCTACAAAAATCCCGTTTGCAACTACTTCTAACGTATCGGCAACGGTTTCGCAGTTGCTTTTTAGCGGAAGTTATCTCGTAGGTCTGCAAACGGCGAAAATTTACAAGTCGTTGTCGGAAACCAATTACCGGAAGTCGAAACAGGACATCAAAGAGCAGGTGGCCAATAGCTATTACCTGATTCTGGTTAGTGAGCAAACGCGCGATATCTTAAAGAAGAACCTTGAGAACATGCGCAGCACATTAGCCAAGACTAAGCAGATGGAAAAAGTAGGGATGGCGGAATCGACCGATGTTGATCAACTATCCGTTTCTGTTTCTACTCTGGAAAATGGCGTTCGTTCGGCAGACCGGCAGGTAGAAATGGCTTACAACATGCTTCGGTTTCAGTTGGGAGTTCCGGGTGATGAAAAAATTCAACTGACGCAAACGCTTGACGGAATCATTGACCGCATCAATTTCACGGCACTGATGGATAGCTCGATGTCGGTTCAGAGGAATCTGGATTACCAGTTGATGGAAACGCAGGTCGAATTGTCGAAGAAGCAACTGGCGCTACAGAAGTCGGCTTACCTGCCGACACTGAGCAGTTACTACAGTCATACCGAGAAGATTTTGAAACCGAACTTCGATGCATCGCCGAAAGATGTCATCGGTTTGAACCTGAGTATCCCGATTTTTTCCAGCGGACTCCGAAAATCGAAAGTGAGTCAGGCGAACATTAGCCTGGAACAGACCGAAAACCAGAAGGACTTACTGGAAGACCAGCTGAAGATTCAGGAAAAACAGTTGCGGTTTAACCTGCATAATGCGCTCGATAAGTATAACAGCCAGAAGCAGAATGTGAAAGTTGCTCTTCGTGTCAACCGGAATTTCGATTTGAAATATGAGCATGGCGTTGCATCGAGTCTGGAGCGTTTGCAGGCCAATGATAATTATTTACAGGCTGAGAACAATTTTGTGGGAGCCACCATGGAGTTGCTTCAGGCATATGTAGCCTGGGAAAAGTTGTTGAATGATCTATAA
- a CDS encoding TetR/AcrR family transcriptional regulator produces the protein MNVRERIMMGAMELFARDGIRSVTMDAIATELGISKRTIYENFKDKTELLREGIIAGGEVHGKTLNEIVNNSPNVIDALYRIGKENHQVMQKINPRFFSDLKKHYPEILALVTRDYTAKSRKFMLKLFRQGAEEGVFEKNINMDIVASVWMQLVDLAQNTQENDVISDSWSVKEWHFHLFMPYLRGISTDKGRKLIDQYLESFEGVLKNK, from the coding sequence ATGAATGTACGTGAACGAATCATGATGGGAGCGATGGAGTTGTTTGCCAGGGATGGCATCCGGAGTGTGACGATGGATGCGATTGCTACCGAGTTAGGCATTTCCAAGCGAACCATTTATGAGAATTTCAAGGATAAAACAGAATTACTGAGAGAAGGCATCATTGCGGGAGGAGAGGTTCATGGAAAAACGTTGAACGAAATCGTGAATAACTCCCCAAATGTGATTGATGCACTGTATCGGATTGGAAAAGAGAATCACCAGGTGATGCAGAAAATCAATCCGCGATTCTTCAGTGATTTAAAGAAGCATTATCCTGAAATCCTGGCATTGGTCACACGTGACTACACAGCGAAGTCGAGAAAGTTCATGCTGAAGTTATTCAGGCAGGGCGCTGAAGAAGGTGTTTTTGAAAAGAACATCAACATGGACATTGTAGCTTCGGTCTGGATGCAGCTGGTCGATTTGGCCCAGAACACCCAGGAGAACGACGTGATTAGTGATTCCTGGTCGGTAAAAGAGTGGCACTTCCATTTGTTTATGCCCTATCTCAGGGGAATCAGTACCGACAAAGGCCGGAAACTAATCGACCAGTACCTGGAAAGTTTTGAAGGAGTCCTCAAGAATAAATAA
- a CDS encoding efflux RND transporter permease subunit, whose protein sequence is MSIYKSAVKRPITTLMIFMAIIVMGIYSVVHLPVDLYPEIEFPAITVMTTYPGASASDIETNVSKVIEDGMNSVDRLKDISSVSYENLSVVTLEFQYETNLDEASNNIRDALDLIEKQLPDGCEKPVIFKFNSSMMPVLFYAVNAKESYPGLEKILDEKIINPLNRVDGIGSVGLAGQPNRVIYVNVDPSRLDAYHMTIGQIGNVIRAENQNTPSGNVKMGKMDYQLRVEGEFTDSRQLNNIIVGTSDGHPVYLRDVATVKDTLKDTGLHERINGQRGLRMFVMKQSGANTVKVAREVKKHLAELEKTLPPDVKIETIFDSSDFIKDSVSNLSQTLMFALLFVVLVVLAFLGRWRATFIVALTIPISLIVAFIYLYISGNSINVISLSSLSIAIGMVVDDAIVVLENISTHIERKSSPREASIYATNEVWLSVIVTTLVIVAVFFPLTLVSGMTGVMFRQLGWIVTITVVTSTVAAITLTPMLSSKLLKLQPKKEKPSRFSYDNTFLRALNALDRGYEKAIKWSLHHKKVILLGALTIFLASMYLAKNLGTDFMPQTDESRIQLKIELQSGTRVEVTDKIAREVEGIVHKKAPEVKLISTSTGSDDSGGFISMFNQTGSNIINMMMALDKPSQRNRSVWEVAAALRKQLDEIPEVENYSFTFTSGMEASNTVDVYIYGYDFNTTSHLANEIASGIKEIKGASDVQISRDKEKPELKVVLDRDKLALHGLSTASVSAMIRNRVEGLTATEYREQGDEYDVIVRYSPKYRSSITDLENISIMTPAGKYIKLKEIGKVEEYWSPPNIEHRQRERVVKVSVTPYKTSLGQLAGQIQQKIDKLDVPTGIMIDVGGAYEDQQESFTDLGLLLLLSLVLVFLVMASQFESFKMPFIIMFSIPFSFAGVVLALLITGTDLNLVAALGAVLLVGIVVKNAIVLVDYTNLMRDRDMELYDAIRVAGKSRLRPVLMTALTTILGMLPMAISGGEGAEIWRPMGISVIGGLVFSTFITMIIVPVLYAVVSKKGERDKKTALRKKFIFMDKK, encoded by the coding sequence ATGAGTATATATAAAAGTGCGGTGAAGCGCCCCATCACGACGTTGATGATTTTCATGGCCATTATTGTCATGGGAATCTACTCGGTGGTGCACTTACCCGTGGATTTATATCCGGAAATTGAGTTTCCTGCCATCACGGTGATGACCACTTATCCGGGAGCCAGTGCTTCAGATATCGAGACGAACGTTTCGAAGGTGATTGAAGATGGGATGAACTCGGTGGACCGGCTGAAAGATATTTCGTCGGTATCATACGAGAACCTTTCGGTAGTAACGCTTGAGTTTCAGTATGAAACGAACCTGGACGAAGCATCTAATAACATACGCGACGCTCTCGACCTGATCGAGAAGCAGTTGCCCGATGGTTGTGAAAAGCCGGTTATTTTCAAGTTTAATTCCAGTATGATGCCGGTGCTTTTTTACGCAGTGAACGCGAAAGAGAGTTATCCGGGATTGGAGAAAATACTGGATGAGAAAATCATTAACCCGCTCAACCGGGTCGATGGAATCGGTTCGGTTGGTTTGGCCGGCCAGCCCAACCGGGTCATTTATGTCAACGTGGATCCGAGTAGGTTAGATGCCTATCACATGACCATCGGTCAGATTGGTAATGTTATCCGGGCGGAAAACCAGAATACGCCTTCCGGTAACGTGAAAATGGGGAAAATGGACTACCAGCTTCGCGTGGAAGGTGAGTTTACCGATAGTCGTCAGTTGAACAACATCATTGTGGGCACCAGCGACGGTCATCCGGTTTACCTGCGCGATGTGGCTACCGTGAAAGATACCCTGAAGGATACAGGGCTTCACGAACGCATCAACGGACAACGGGGACTCCGGATGTTCGTCATGAAGCAGTCGGGAGCCAACACGGTGAAAGTCGCGAGGGAAGTCAAGAAACACTTGGCGGAACTGGAGAAAACACTTCCTCCGGACGTGAAGATTGAAACCATTTTCGACTCGTCCGACTTTATCAAGGATTCGGTTTCGAACCTTTCGCAAACGCTGATGTTCGCGCTCCTCTTTGTGGTGTTGGTGGTGCTGGCCTTTTTGGGACGTTGGCGGGCAACATTTATTGTCGCGCTCACCATTCCCATATCGCTGATTGTCGCGTTTATCTATCTCTACATTTCGGGGAACTCCATCAACGTCATCTCACTTTCGTCGCTTTCCATTGCGATTGGTATGGTGGTGGATGATGCCATCGTGGTCCTGGAAAATATATCTACGCACATCGAGCGAAAGAGCAGCCCGCGGGAGGCATCTATCTACGCAACCAACGAGGTGTGGCTGTCGGTTATCGTTACCACACTGGTGATTGTGGCCGTATTCTTCCCGCTGACATTAGTTTCGGGAATGACTGGCGTGATGTTCCGCCAGCTGGGATGGATTGTCACCATCACGGTAGTTACATCAACAGTGGCCGCCATTACACTGACGCCGATGTTGAGTTCGAAATTGCTGAAGCTGCAGCCGAAGAAAGAGAAGCCGTCCCGTTTCAGTTACGACAATACATTCCTCCGTGCGCTCAACGCTTTGGATCGGGGTTATGAAAAAGCCATCAAGTGGAGTTTGCACCATAAGAAAGTGATACTTCTGGGAGCTTTGACCATCTTTCTGGCTTCGATGTACCTGGCGAAAAACCTGGGAACCGACTTCATGCCACAGACCGATGAGAGCCGGATTCAGTTGAAAATCGAACTGCAGTCGGGAACACGGGTAGAGGTGACCGATAAGATAGCTCGTGAAGTGGAAGGGATTGTTCACAAGAAGGCTCCGGAAGTGAAGTTGATCAGTACCTCTACCGGTTCTGATGATTCCGGTGGTTTCATCTCCATGTTCAATCAAACCGGGTCGAACATCATTAACATGATGATGGCGCTCGATAAACCCAGCCAGCGGAATCGCAGCGTCTGGGAAGTTGCAGCGGCGCTCCGTAAACAGCTGGATGAAATTCCGGAAGTGGAAAACTATTCATTCACATTTACCAGTGGGATGGAGGCTTCCAATACGGTGGACGTCTACATCTACGGTTACGACTTCAATACAACTTCGCACCTGGCGAATGAAATTGCCAGCGGGATAAAAGAAATCAAAGGTGCATCCGATGTGCAAATCAGTCGTGACAAAGAGAAGCCTGAACTGAAAGTGGTTCTCGACCGCGATAAGCTGGCTTTGCATGGCTTGAGCACCGCTTCGGTTTCAGCGATGATTCGGAACCGGGTAGAAGGATTGACGGCTACCGAGTATCGTGAACAGGGCGATGAGTACGACGTGATTGTACGTTATTCGCCGAAGTATCGCAGCTCGATTACTGATCTGGAAAATATTTCCATCATGACGCCGGCTGGTAAATACATTAAGCTGAAGGAGATTGGTAAAGTAGAAGAGTACTGGTCGCCGCCGAACATCGAGCACCGTCAGCGCGAGCGCGTGGTGAAAGTTTCGGTTACGCCGTACAAAACATCGCTGGGCCAGTTGGCCGGACAAATACAGCAGAAGATCGATAAGCTGGATGTTCCTACCGGAATTATGATTGATGTAGGTGGGGCGTACGAAGATCAGCAGGAATCATTTACCGATTTGGGACTGCTTCTGCTGCTCAGTTTGGTTCTGGTATTCCTGGTGATGGCATCTCAGTTCGAGTCATTCAAAATGCCGTTCATTATCATGTTCTCCATTCCGTTCTCCTTTGCGGGAGTAGTGCTGGCATTGCTAATTACCGGAACTGATTTGAATCTGGTAGCGGCGCTCGGAGCGGTTCTGCTGGTTGGTATTGTGGTGAAAAACGCCATCGTGCTGGTCGACTACACCAACCTGATGCGTGACCGCGATATGGAATTGTATGATGCCATCCGGGTAGCTGGTAAATCGCGTCTGCGTCCGGTATTGATGACTGCCCTGACGACCATTTTGGGGATGTTGCCAATGGCTATCAGCGGCGGTGAAGGTGCGGAAATATGGCGCCCCATGGGTATCTCGGTTATCGGAGGTTTGGTCTTCTCGACCTTCATTACCATGATTATTGTGCCGGTACTTTATGCCGTGGTTTCCAAAAAAGGAGAACGGGATAAGAAAACCGCGTTAAGAAAGAAATTCATTTTCATGGATAAAAAATAA